A single genomic interval of uncultured Pseudodesulfovibrio sp. harbors:
- a CDS encoding LuxR C-terminal-related transcriptional regulator: MRNYVRAYQDLTKSGFVKETIIEKHVEQHIAIDAFLPESASFFYIVEPPGKYRFLGRQQEKVSGYSNEEFFERGIELFFECVHPDDAEILVDRVYPSLVRLVGELPGEEVKDIQFQYNYRFKRKNGEYLNLLEQVYVLELDQYGVLSLALGNVIILADRGVLPMRASCKRINDSGFCETFYSEIFNPSSSGFNRVTARELDILRNLAAGMTSREIAEALYISKHTVDTHRRNLLRKLECKSVVDLVQIAFANGML, from the coding sequence ATGCGAAATTACGTGCGAGCTTATCAGGATTTAACGAAAAGTGGTTTCGTCAAGGAAACCATCATTGAGAAACACGTAGAGCAACACATTGCCATTGATGCGTTTCTTCCGGAATCAGCATCGTTTTTTTATATCGTCGAACCGCCGGGTAAATATCGATTTCTTGGTCGGCAGCAGGAGAAGGTTTCCGGCTACAGCAATGAAGAATTTTTTGAAAGAGGCATAGAGTTGTTTTTTGAGTGCGTTCATCCTGATGACGCTGAAATTCTTGTGGACCGTGTGTATCCGTCTTTGGTTCGACTTGTAGGGGAGCTTCCCGGAGAGGAGGTGAAGGATATTCAGTTCCAATACAATTATCGGTTCAAGCGCAAAAACGGTGAGTATCTCAACTTGCTTGAGCAGGTGTATGTTTTGGAGTTGGACCAGTACGGTGTTCTCTCCCTTGCGCTGGGTAATGTCATCATCTTGGCAGACAGGGGCGTGTTGCCCATGAGGGCTTCATGCAAGCGGATAAATGATTCCGGTTTTTGTGAGACGTTCTATTCGGAGATATTCAATCCGTCATCAAGCGGTTTCAACAGGGTTACGGCAAGAGAGCTGGATATATTGCGAAATCTGGCTGCGGGAATGACCAGTCGGGAAATTGCCGAAGCGTTGTATATCAGCAAGCATACAGTGGATACCCACCGGCGTAACTTGCTCAGAAAGCTGGAATGCAAATCCGTTGTGGATTTGGTACAAATCGCCTTTGCCAACGGGATGCTGTGA